Genomic window ([Eubacterium] hominis):
TTAATAATGTGAAAATCATGCCTACATTTGTTGTATCACCTGTATCAGCACCATTACTATGTGCTGCATTATTTGAAACGATCGCATATGTTGAATTATGATTGGTATCAAATTCAATATAATCACTGCCCTTACGAGTAACCATATCTGTAACATTTCCATTATCGTCAATAAATACCACTTTTACATCTTTTGACAAGATATCAGCACTTACTTTAATACGTACAGAAATCGTACCATCAGGTTTCACGATTGTTCCATCTTTTACAAGTGAAATATCAAACGCTTTTTCAATTGTAAAGTTCTTCAATAAATCTTTATCCTTGATAATTTCAGTTAACTCTTTAACCTCTGTTTCAGAATATTCCTTAGTTATCAGCTGTGTGCCAGCTTCAACTTTGCCAATCACACTAATAGTTTCTGTATGATTTGTGATAACATTTTTATCTTCATTATCATTATCTGGTGTTGCAGGAGTATCTGGTTCAGTTGGCTTTTCTGGTTCTACTGGTTTTTCTTCTTCAGCTTTCAACAATCCATTCATCGCATTTTCCAATGCTAATACAGCTTTATCAATTGTTTTTTGATCTGCATTTTTATCTGCTAGTACTGTTTTCGCATCTTTTAATGCTGCTTCCAATGTTGTCCATGTTTCAGCTGTATAATCAGCTTTATTCAGTTTTTCAGCAGTTGCTATTGTTGCATTTAATTTTGTTAAATCTACTTTTTCAACTTCTCTTAAGCCTTTCACTGCATCATTTAATTTAGATAATGCCGCATCTACTTCTTTTTGTGTATTTTCTTTTGTGATTGCTTTTGCTTCTTTTAATGCTGTTTCCAAAGTTGCCCATGTTTCGGCTGTATAATCTACTTTATTCAGTTTTTCAACAGTTGCTATTGCTGCATTTAATTTTGTTAAATCTACTTTTTCAACTTCTTTTAAGCCTTTTACTGCATCATTTAATTTAGATAATGCTGCATCTACTTCTTTTTGTGTCTGATCTTTTGTGATTGCTTTTGCTTCTTTTAATGCTATTTCCAAAGTTGCCCATGTTTCAGCTGTATAATCAGCTTTATTCAATTTTTCTGCATTTGCAATCGCTGCATTCAATTCTGTTAAATCCGCTTCAATTATACCACCCTTAAGAATACGCATTTCGGTTAATGCTGCATAATCATTGCCTTCTTCTGTACTCACAGCATCTAATACAACAAATTTCACTTGTTTTGCCATATATTCTTTTTGATCATCAAACTTAAGAATCTGCCATCCATTATCATTCGCATCTAATTTTCCATCAGTAATAACTTTTGTCCAATCATCAGATTCAGAATTTTTAATATAGACTTCATATTTTGTAATCGTACCATTTCCACCATCAGTTCTTGGTAAATATCTTAATCCACTTACCATCTGTTCATCATTTAATGTAAATGTTAAATAGTGTTTAGCACGATCAGAACCACCATATGTTGTGTGCCATTTTGTACCAGTATTTCCATCTAATACTTTATCCGGGCTGCCTTCACCATATTCTTCGCCTCGTGTTTTTTCATAATCCCCTGCTTCTACAGAAATCGTTTTCACATCTATATCTTTTGATGTATCTTCTGCAGGACTTTTGAAGTTTTTAACAGAGAAGTTTTCAAGAATATTAGCACCTAAATCTTTTAAATTTAAATTGGTTGGTGTAGACGTATATTCATCATCACCACGTGCCCATGTCCATTCCCATGTAAACCAATTTGGATCAGATACATTTTCACCAGTTTCTAATTCTGTTGAGCGATTATCAATCCAAATCTGCCAACGTGCTTTATAGAAATCATTAATTAATCCTGACCATTGACGGTTAGAATAATCATGTAATCCACCACTTTCTGACTGATTAATAGATCCCCAAGTAGTGATTAAAGACTTCGCATTTAATTCATATAATTCTTTTGTGAAATCATCCGTACCATCTGCAAGTCTTTTCGCCTGATTTACCCAAGTTCCTAGTAAGTAATATTTACTGGTGCTTGTGACTTTATCCATGTGATCAATGATAGAAAGGAATGTATTACTAGCTTCAGTGAATTTTTCTAAACTTCCACTATCGTAAGCTGCTTTCATTGTTTTCAAAGATTCTTGTGCACTATTACTCAATACCTGTTCTAGTACAGTTGCTAAATCATAACGATATCCTTCACTGTCTTTTAATTTATCATAATCTTCCATTAATAGTTGTGCTGCTTTTTCAAGGTCCTCCTTGTTATAATCAATCTCAGCATTTCCCCATGTAGAGGCAGCACTAATATTGAATGCAGGACGTGAATTTGCAACAGATTCAGGTGCACCCTGTCCTTTTTGATTCAGGCTTGCTTTGTATACTGTATCTTTTAAAATCTTCAATGCTTCTTGTGCTGATTTACTTTCTGCACCATAACGACGTGTTGCATAATCATTTAACCAAGTATCTAAATCGATAACTTTTAAATCTTTTGTAGCATCGTCTGTCCATACAGTTTCAAATAAGAAATCATATAATAATGGATTATTTACACTTGCTTCTGGTGTAATACCAATACCCTGTACATATTTTTGAGTATTGAATACCTTAGGAATATTATTAGCCAAGTTATCTAAATGACCATGTAACCCTAAACGACCACCAAAGTTATTTAACATACAGAATACCCATGGTTTTCCATCAAATTCTGGATCATTACCATAAGATCCTCCACCATTATCAGCATAATGTGGTGTTTTATCTGCATATAAATCAAGAATTAATGCATGTTCTTCTCTTCCATCAATACCATCTAATAATCCAGAAGAAGGATTTCCCTGCCATGATTGAATGATCCATACAGCATCATTATCAAAATCAAGCATAGAATCTAATACTTTGCTTGCAACAGTTTGTGTTGACATACCACCTGTAATTCCACCTTCATGGAATGGATCTGTTGCATAATACTGAGTAATATCGCCATAAACTTCTTTTTGTGACTCATAGAATAGTTTTGCATATTTTGCATATGTTTCAGAATCCGTTTTCAACATATCCGGACGTTGGAAACTACACCATGTTCCCTGTTTGATAACATCATTTGCAGCATCAGCATCATGTTCTGCTAAATCATTTGGTACCATACCACTATATCCTTGTAAAACTGGCTGCATACCAAGTTTTCTCATAGATAATTGATTTTGTCTTGCTAGTTCTGTTCTCTGTTCAAACCAAGAATCATGAACTGGTCCACCAAATCCAGATAAGTTCCCCATATAAGCCCATGCGTAATAAGCAGGCCCAGCGATAAAGTCTTTGATATCCTGATGCTCATAACCAACTTTACCAAGGAATCTTCTCCATACTTCTTCCTGACCAGTCGCATCCAATACAACGTTAACACCGTTTAATGCTAACCAATCCATTTCAGCACGCCATTCATCGACACCATAGAAAGGCATAGAATATGATAATGTACAGTAGTTATATGCATAACGTACTTTCGCTTTTGTTTCTTTAAATACTGTTCCATCAACTGCAACGATTGATTCAGGCATAACTACCTGATCTCCAACCTGAGAAATATTTACATAACAGTCATATTTTAAGTATTCATTTAATCCCATTGCCAAAGATACACCATTATTACCTTTGATATGGATTTTACCGTTTACGTTAGATAATTCATAATAATCATAATCATGTCCTTTAGGATTTTCAGCGATTTCTAATGTAAACCAGTCTTTATATTCAGTGCCTAAACGACGTTCGATAATTCCATAAACTTCATCATATGTATCTTGATTCGTGATATTTGCTAATTGCGCAGCATAATTTGTATCTGCATAACTTGCTACATTGACTGCTGGAGTTTCCTGAAGGGCAGTATTACTCTTTTCACCAAATACACGAACTTCATTTATAGATGAAGCAGCACTAGCAGAATTATATGTTACATAAATACGAACATAACGTGCTTCAGTACCTGTAGCATCATATTTCTCACCATTTTCACCACAAGCTTCAGTACTTGATTTTTCAGCTAATTTTGTGAAATCACGACCATTTAAACTTGTGAAGATTTCATATTGTGAATATCCTTTTTCAGGTGTATATACCTCGATACCACTTAAATTATAATTTGCTTCTAAATCAATATCCGCATAACCTGGATAAGAAGTACCATTCCATACAGTTTTGTGTTACCATCAACAATACTGCTTGCTTTTGAACGATTTGAATTGGTATGTACTGGTTTTTTATAAGCGATACTTTCTGTATCTACAACTTCTTTCTCACTACCATATATACCAAATTCTGCAATAGCTGGCCAGCCATTACCAGCAACACCATCAATTGCATTTGTTGTTTTATGCATTACAATACGGATATCACTATATTGTGCTGCTTCAATAGGATATGCCTGATAGAAATTATCTGTACGATTTGCTGTTTGATGATCAACTAATGTTTGATATTTGCCATCTTTACCATTTCTACCTAAAATACTATATTCAAATTTATAGTCAAATGGTTCTTCATCAACATGTTCAAAATAGATATCAAATGCATCGATTGTACGTGTATCATCAAAGCTTAAATCAATATTGCGTTCATCACTTTGCTGATCATTATGAAACTTATATAAAGTAGATGGATCATTATCAGTTAAATTTTCTGGATTTTGTGGATCCACTCCATCTGTAGATATTGTTGCCTGTGAAGCGATATTGTTATAGCTTGATATTTTTTCTTCTTGAGTTTCATATGCTTCAATTTCACGAATAGATGGCCATAAAGTAATTCCCTCTGTTGATCCATCTGTTCTTTGTACCTTAGATAATCTAACTAAAACATGTGAGATACTTTTAACTTCAGTTGCATCAAACTCAACTGTACTGCCTAAAGGTTGTGCTTCTTTTTTGGTAGAAAAAGAACGCCAATCACTTTCTGTATCTGTAATCCCATTGATTGCATATAAAATTTCTACATCAACTGCTGCTTTATCTGCCCAATCAGCTGATCCTAGTTTTACTACAACTTTATTTACGGATGTAGGTTTTTCTAATTTTAATGTTACATCTGTTGGAAATTCACTTCTTCCCAGTGCCCATGCTGTTGTATCATCCCCATCATTGATATTTTTTGCTAGACCACCATAAACAGTATCTTCACCATCTGTGATGACTTCTGCATCTTTTGCGACATTCACCTCAACTTCTTTTGCGCTCAAAAATTCGAGTTGCCCCGCAAACATACTGAATGCAACACAACCAGTTAGAATTAGTTTAGAACTTTTTTCTAATACTTTTTTCATACTTGCTCCTTTCATGTATTCAACTATACATTTTGAAAGCCCTACTCTTTCAACATGATAATTGTATACGAAAAGAAATTGTACATTTTTGTTATTTTTGTCAAAATTTTGCAAAAAAAAGCAGTCGCTTTTAAAAGAGGTTACGATACTCCTTTGGTGATATGCCAACTGCTTTTTTAAATGCTTTCGCAAAATAACTTTGAGAGCGAAAGCCCACATGAAATGCGACTTCTTTTAAAATAATACCCTGACGTATCAACTTTTTCGCTTCTTTGATACGAATATCATTTAATATTTCCACAAAACTTTTTCCATTATTATTGCTTAACATTCGACTTAAATAGGAAGGTGATACATCTAATTCTTCTGCCACCTCATTCAAGCTGATTTGTTTCATATAATTTGCTTTGATATAATCAATTGCTTTTTTTGAAATATGATCCAGCTTCTGATATTTCATCAATTTTGCTGAACGTAAAATATTATAAAAACGGTAGACAACTTCCATTTCAATTGTTTGATGAGGATGGTGGAAATCAATTGTAACTTTGACATCATCTGGAGTAATGCCATATTGAAAATGAAGTTTATCTGATAGCACATGCAATGCATCGTTTAAGAATTGTTGTCCACCTCCTATATTCAATTTTTCCTTCTGGATACATGCAACCGCAAAGTTTTTTAGCTCCTCCTTCAATATCTTTTCTTCATCATTTTCAAGATAATCTAACCACTCACTGATAAAGAAATTGATTTCGTGTTCTTTTTTATTTTCACTATATACTTGTTTCTCTTTATCAATTGAACGATTGATAATCGCATGGGTATAAGACACATATAACTGCTCCAGATCATTTTGAATACTGCCGATTCCATATTTGCTAATATGGTGACGATTAAATATTTGAAGAAGATCATCAACATTTTTATCTAACATTTCATGATTTGCGATAATGAATAAAATAATATCATTTTTCATTTCTGTTTTTAAAACTGATAAACCAGAATCCTCAATTTCCTGTATGACAAATTTTAAATACTGATCATCACTTTTATCCACAATTATACAAAAGCCAGAAGAAAACTGAATATTCAAGAGTTTTAAATGCTGCTGGATCATGATTTCATCCTGTCCAGTTAGAATTAAATGTGCACACTCATTTAAAAGAAATGGCTTTGTATGATTGATTTTTTCCACTAAGGCAGAAGTCTGCATCTGCTGGTTCTTGTGGCTTTTTAAGATACCGACTGCTTTTGATAAGTTTTCAATAATGATATGAATATCTGCCGGCTTTAAAATAAAGTCCTCTACGTGTAAACGAATAGCTTCTTTCGCATAAGAAAAATAGTCATAGGAAGTAAGAATAAAACAGATACTGTCTTTTACTTTCATTGCACGAATTTCTTTTAATGCTTCCAAGCCACTTTTCATTGGCATATTGATATCCATTAATATGATATCGCAAGGATGTTCACTATAAATCTGAATAGCCTCTTGCCCATTGGCTGCTGTATAAATATGTTCAATTGGTAAATCTGCTTTTTCTATCATCATTTTCAGATAGTCACGCTCTATTTTTTCATCTTCTGCAATTAATAAATCCATATCTTTTTCCTTTCTTTTTTATAAATTGGCTGTGTTAATTCTTGCGGTAAAAGAAAAGCCACAATCAATATCACTTTCAATTTGTATTTCAATATGTTCTCTATAAAACATCTCTAAACGTTTGATAACATTGTATAAACCAAGATGATTTTTACCATCATCTTTTTGATAACTGTTTTTGATAAATTCATTTAATTTATCCTGTGACATTCCTTCCCCATTATCAGATACGGATATCGTGATGATCTGATCTTCTTTTGTGATAAAAATTTCTACTTCCCCATCCTGCATCACATTGGATAATCCATGCTTTAAAGAGTTTTCTACAAGTGGCTGTAAAATCATGCCGGGTATTCTGATATCATTGATTTCATCTTCGTGTTCCACATGAACAATAAAATCAATACGATCTCCTAAACGAAGTTTTTGTATATCAATATACGCACGAATTGCCTCTAATTCTTTTCTTAAATCACTGATTTTATTCTGCATATCCAGCCCATATCGAAGTAGCTGACTGGTTTTTAAAATCATATCAGAAGCCGTTTGTGTTTCTCCTATTTCTACTAATCGATTGATCATATTTAATGTATTGAATAAGAAGTGTGGATTGATTTGATTTTGAAGCATTTGTAATTCACTTTGAATTAGCAATTCATCTTTTCTTAAACTTTCGTTTTCCTGTGCCAATAAGCGTTTTTCAAGATTGGCTTTCTGACGTTCTGCGTCAAAATTCTTTTGAATCTGATCTGCCATATCATTTAAAGCTAAACATAATTCTTCCATTTCCTGCCCACTATCAGAAATTAAACGTAAATCATATTTTCCCTCTTTTACCTTATTGATATTATGAAGTAATAAATCCAAAGGCTTGCTTAAGGAATTCATAATATGATACATGAAATACAGAACCCAAATGGATAGAATCAACACCAATAAAAAGCTAAAACCTGTTGTCAATGTTTTTAACTGACTCAGCCTCACCTCTTCACTTTGCATAGACTTGGTGATCATTTGATAGTAATCACTGCTTGTATTGAAAATCAAACGATAATATTGTTGTAACGTATTATAATTTTCTTCATAATCAGGTTTATCATTATCAAAATCTCTTGCAATCTTATGGCATAGTTGATTATATTTTTTACTCATATTTTCCAACAAGGAAAATCGCCATGATTCTTGAATGTAGGTTTTCTTTTCTAATCTTTTTAAACAATTAGATGCTTGATTATAGGATGTTTCATATTTCTGCATTGCATGTTCACTATCTGTGTATAAGTAATCTTTGATATGTGTGGATGCTTCTTCCATATTTCCATAATACTCTAACATTAGATTATAAGCTTGAAGCAGATCATTGTATTTTCGTAAAACATTGGAATTGATGGAGTTGAATACAAATAAGAAAACTAAGATACAGATAATCAATATAAAGTTGGCGGAATGCATCCGTTTTCTAAAACTTTTACTTTTTTTCATTTAAATCACCTTTATATGTATCCACGTTTTCCTTCGTTACCATCATAAGCGTAGGATAAACAGTAGTACTTTCCGGCTTTTTTCCATGATCCAGATATTCCATCATCAATTTGATACTCTGATATCCATAATCATAAAAAGAAGTCACAATACTGCCATCGATATCTCCGTTTTTGATCATAGAAATCGTTGCCGGCATATCATCAACGGCATAAATTAAAATATGTTTACGGATATTCATTTCTTTAGCTGTTTCTGCACATGGTTCTGCGGATTCAGCTGCGAAATTTATCGCAACATTGATATCGGGATATTGACTTAAAACATTTTTCCATTCTCTTTTTGCACGAACGATATCTGATTTAGAATCACTGATATCCACTAATTCATAACCACCAGGATGTTGTTGGAATACGGATTTTATTTGTTCAATCTGTTGTTTTGCGATAGAAAAATCAGATTCTGCGACCTGTATTGCAATCTTTAATTTCTCTTTGGTTCCAAGATGTTTTTCAACATCCTTTAACATCAGTTCTGCCTGTTGTTTAAAATCTTTTCCCATATATGCAAATCGTTCACTATCCGGCTGATCACTATCTACCAAAATAAGTGGTATCCCATCTTCTTTCGCCTCTTGTATCAAAGATGAATCAATAACTCCTTGTGTAATGATGCCATCTGCCTGTTGTAGAATACCTGTTTCAATTACTTCATTCATTTTTTCGGTATCTATGACATTGGGACCAATCCAATCACAATGGACATGATAAAAATCACAGGCGCTGTCCAATCCTGCTTTCGCTTGTAACCATATCGTATGATCACGTAGTGGTGTGGCAAATAAAAAATAGCGATCATTTTCATTTGCTGCTGGTTCTGTTTTACCATAACAACCTGCCAGCATTAAAATACATAATAAACTTATTAATTTATTTTTCATGCGTTACCCTCATACAATCTTTCGCTGGTATTATAACGGCATTTATGGTATTTGTATAGAATCCCCTATAGACTTCACATAATTTTCACACTTAATAATAAAGCAAAACGATGTATTGATTTATGAATATTCTTTCTTTACTTTTTTCAAACCATATCAAAAATTATGTAAAAAAATTTCTTTAAAAATATTCGTGAAAAATATCACAATGAACTATTTTTGTAGTATAATACTAAATAGTAAGAGGTTACAACAAAATAAGGAGGACATTTAAACATGCAAAGATTTACATTACCTAGAGATTTGTACCATGGCGAAAACGCCCTGGAAGCCTTGAAAACATTAGAAGGAAAGAAAGCTATCGTATGTGTTGGCGGTGGTTCTATGAAACGTTTTGGTTTCTTGGATAAAGTTATTGCTTATCTTGAAGAAGCTGGAATGGAAACAAAATTATTTGAAGGTATTGAACCAGATCCATCCGTAGATACTGTTATGAAAGGTGCTGCTGTGATGGCTGAATTTGAACCAGACTGGATTGTCGCAATCGGTGGTGGTTCTCCAATTGATGCCGCTAAAGCTATGTGGATCAAATATGAATATCCAGAATTAACATTTGAAGATATGTGCAAAGTATTTGGTATCCCTAAATTACGTAAAAAAGCTAAATTCTGTGCTATCTCATCTACAAGTGGTACAGCAACAGAAGTTACAGCTTTCTCAATTATCACAGATTATAAAAAAGGTATTAAATACCCAATTGCTGACTTTGAAATCACACCAGATATCGCTATCGTAGACCCTGCTTTGGCAGAAACAATGCCAGTAAAATTAGTAGCACACACAGGTATGGATGCGATGACACACGCCATTGAAGCTTATGTATCTACAGCAAATATGGAATATACAGATGCTTTGGCAATTCACGCGATTGAATTGATTCAGAAAACATTAGTTAAATCTTACAATAAAGATATGGACTGCCGTCACAAAATGCACGATGCACAATGTTTGGCTGGACAGGCATTCTCTAATGCTTTATTAGGTATCGTTCACTCTATGGCTCACAAAACTGGTGCTGTATTCCAGGATTGTGGTGCACACATTATTCATGGTGCAGCAAATGCTATGTATCTGCCTAAAGTTATCGCATTTAACGCAAAAGATGAAACTGCGAAAAAACGTTATGGTGTCATTGCGGACTACATGCACTTAGGTGGAAATAATGATGATGAAAAAGTTGCATTATTGATTGCTTACTTACGTAAGATGAATGATGATTTAAATATTCCTCACTGTATCGCTCATTATGGTGCTGATGGTTTACCTGCTGAAACAGGATTTGTACCAGAAGAAGTATTCCTTGAAAGAGTAGAAGATATTGCCGCAAATGCAATCTTAGATGCTTGTACAGGAAGCAACCCTCGTCAGCCATCTCAGGAAGAAATGGTAAAACTACTGAAATGCTGTTACTACGATACAGAAGTAGATTTCTAATATAAAAAAAGTTGTGACAATTAGCAAATCGCTAGTTGTCACATTTTTTAATATGCTTCAATTTTTTTAATCAAAGCCGGCAATTCTCCCATATGTGAAATGACATAAGATGCGCCTGCAGCTTTATACTCTTTTGTTAATTGCTTTTTTCTTTCTGCTTTTTCTGTTTCAGAAAGCTGTTCATATTCTTGCTTTGTTAATCCCATTAAAGAACTTCCTTCCAGAATACCAACACTAATAACACCTGCAGCTGTTCCTTCTTTGATATCAGAAATTGTATCACCAACTTTTATCACCTCAGATACAGATGATATATGTAAGGCCTTCATATTCTCAAATATCATATAGGGATATGGACGGCCATAATTATTTACCTGATTCGGTGTAATCCAGAAATCTGGGCTATATCCATTTTCTTTTGCCTTTGATACAACAATTTGCATCATTTCATCTGTATATCCTGTCGTAGAGCCAATACGGATCCCCATATTCCTTAACTCCCGTATTGTTTCTAAAACATATGGTTTGATATCCACAAATTGATCTAATATTTTTAAAAGGCTTGATGTAAACTGGGTATGCATGATATCAACATCCTTATCTGTTGGCTCTTTTCCATATCGTTTGATCCATTGACTTTTGATTTCAGGCATTTCTAACATTGTTTTGATATGATCCCATTTTAATAATCCCATTGGTTTTCTTGTTTCTTCCATAGTGACATGAATGCCATATGATTGAAAGATTTCCATAAATGCCTGTACTGGCGCAAAACATCCATAATCGACAGTTGTTCCTGCCCAATCAAATATAACTGCTGAAATTTTCATAATATCTCTATCCTTTCCTTTCCATATATTCTTTCATAATCCTTGATAGTTTTTGTATATCTTCTTCATATATTTCACCAATCACACCAATTCGAAAAGTTTCTTTATCTGTTAGTTTCCCTGGGTATATTGCATATCCACGTGCTTTAATGTACTGATACATTTCATGAAAATCAAAGTTTTTTCCTTCGGGATACAGGAATGTTGCGATAATTGGTCCCTGATTTGCTTTATCCACATATAAAGTAAACCCCAACTGTTCAAAGTTTTGAATAAGTAAATTCATATTATGTTGATAGCGTTGATGACGTGCATATACGCCACCTTCCTCTTTTAACTCCTGTATCGCTTTGGAAAACGCCAAAACCACATGGGTAGGTGAAGTATAGCGCCATTTCCCATCTTTTTCCATTGTGACCCATTGATCATATAAATCCAAAGATAAGGTTCTTGCCTGATCTTTACAGTACTTTAGTTTATCGCGATTTGCGATAATAAAGGAAAAACCTGGTACTCCTTGAATACATTTATTCGCAGAGCTGATTAGGAAATCAATATACCATTCTTTCATTTTGATATCAATAGCACCAAAACTTGACATTGCATCTACGATCATAATTTTTTTATATTGATGAGAAAGTTTTCCAATAGAAGCGATATCATTTAATATACCACTGGTTGTTTCACTATGAATCATCGCAATATGTGTAATCTGTGGATTTATCTTTAATACTTCTTCTACTTTTATTGGATCAGGAATTTCATCATAAGCAAAACGCATATGCATACAATCAATATGATGATAACAGCACATTTTATAGATACGTTCTCCATAAGCACCATTGCTTAACAACAACAGACATCCATCTTTTGGTATGACGGTACTAATCACACTTTCTACACCAAAACTCCCTGATCCCTGCATAAGAATCGTCGTATATTCAGTTTCTGACACATGGGCAAAACCTAATAGATCCTTTCGTATATCCTGTGTAATCCGTTTATAATCATCATCCCATGTACAATGATCAATCATCATCGCTTCTTTTACTGTGGCAGTGGTTGTTAATGGTCCTGGGGTTAATAATTTATATGTATTCATCATACTTCTCTCCTTTATTTATTTTGACATTCTTTGAAAAATTTCTGGTGTTCTTTTAAAAGCTCTACACATAACGCCTCATGATATTGTTTAGGATAACGGCTTGCGTAATTCAAGTTTGCGGTTTCTCCTTTATATAATGCATTTGGATAAATCTGTATCAATTCCTTTCTCGCATATGTTTGTATACAATTTGCCATTTCCATTGCCAGCTCCTGATGTTCTTTATCTAATACAGCAATCGATTCACTTAACTGCATATTTCCTTCTATTGGATCAATCACTTCTATTGGTAGATTATTTTCTTTATCCTTCAGTGCTTGATGTCTTAATCCATATGCAATCGCAACTTCTCCAGAACGAAGCTTTTTCACAGGCCCTGACCCACTGGATTCTAAATGCGGTCCTACATTATCTAACAATTTCTGTAATATCTGTTTTCCTTGCGTTTCTCCATATGCTTCAATAATAGATTGCACAAGCAGCCATCCTGTTGAACTGGCATTTATATCTGGTATCGATATGTATCCTTTATAAATATCCTTTGTTAAATCTTTGATGGAGGCAGGTATTGGAAGATGCTGATCTCTGATTACTTTTGTATTGATGATGATAGCTCCTTCTAATGCAGTGAGTGGCAACGCATATGATGGGGTTGCATGTATGCTTTGTATAGGAAATGTTATATCCACAAACATGTGATTTTGTTGTTGCACACTATCTATATAATAAGAACTCATGGTAATGATATCTGCCTCTATATCTAAACCTTCTGCCATCATTTTACCGCCAAGTTCACTTGTAGATATAGATTGCAAAATATATTGATTTTCATAACCATGGGCATCTAATGCATGCTTCATTGCCATCAATGCTTCTTCATCACCATTAGAATAAATAACAATCGCATCCTTCGATCCAGCATAGGCAAATGTAAATAGCAGAATACATCCACTAATCATTAGAATCACACCTTTTTTTATTTTCATATACATCTTCTCACAAGGTTGCGATAATAATGAAATTACTTTTGTGACAATAAAATTGGTAAATAGTATCAGTA
Coding sequences:
- a CDS encoding histidine kinase, coding for MKKSKSFRKRMHSANFILIICILVFLFVFNSINSNVLRKYNDLLQAYNLMLEYYGNMEEASTHIKDYLYTDSEHAMQKYETSYNQASNCLKRLEKKTYIQESWRFSLLENMSKKYNQLCHKIARDFDNDKPDYEENYNTLQQYYRLIFNTSSDYYQMITKSMQSEEVRLSQLKTLTTGFSFLLVLILSIWVLYFMYHIMNSLSKPLDLLLHNINKVKEGKYDLRLISDSGQEMEELCLALNDMADQIQKNFDAERQKANLEKRLLAQENESLRKDELLIQSELQMLQNQINPHFLFNTLNMINRLVEIGETQTASDMILKTSQLLRYGLDMQNKISDLRKELEAIRAYIDIQKLRLGDRIDFIVHVEHEDEINDIRIPGMILQPLVENSLKHGLSNVMQDGEVEIFITKEDQIITISVSDNGEGMSQDKLNEFIKNSYQKDDGKNHLGLYNVIKRLEMFYREHIEIQIESDIDCGFSFTARINTANL
- a CDS encoding substrate-binding domain-containing protein, producing MKNKLISLLCILMLAGCYGKTEPAANENDRYFLFATPLRDHTIWLQAKAGLDSACDFYHVHCDWIGPNVIDTEKMNEVIETGILQQADGIITQGVIDSSLIQEAKEDGIPLILVDSDQPDSERFAYMGKDFKQQAELMLKDVEKHLGTKEKLKIAIQVAESDFSIAKQQIEQIKSVFQQHPGGYELVDISDSKSDIVRAKREWKNVLSQYPDINVAINFAAESAEPCAETAKEMNIRKHILIYAVDDMPATISMIKNGDIDGSIVTSFYDYGYQSIKLMMEYLDHGKKPESTTVYPTLMMVTKENVDTYKGDLNEKK
- a CDS encoding iron-containing alcohol dehydrogenase, whose product is MQRFTLPRDLYHGENALEALKTLEGKKAIVCVGGGSMKRFGFLDKVIAYLEEAGMETKLFEGIEPDPSVDTVMKGAAVMAEFEPDWIVAIGGGSPIDAAKAMWIKYEYPELTFEDMCKVFGIPKLRKKAKFCAISSTSGTATEVTAFSIITDYKKGIKYPIADFEITPDIAIVDPALAETMPVKLVAHTGMDAMTHAIEAYVSTANMEYTDALAIHAIELIQKTLVKSYNKDMDCRHKMHDAQCLAGQAFSNALLGIVHSMAHKTGAVFQDCGAHIIHGAANAMYLPKVIAFNAKDETAKKRYGVIADYMHLGGNNDDEKVALLIAYLRKMNDDLNIPHCIAHYGADGLPAETGFVPEEVFLERVEDIAANAILDACTGSNPRQPSQEEMVKLLKCCYYDTEVDF
- a CDS encoding phosphonoacetaldehyde hydrolase — encoded protein: MKISAVIFDWAGTTVDYGCFAPVQAFMEIFQSYGIHVTMEETRKPMGLLKWDHIKTMLEMPEIKSQWIKRYGKEPTDKDVDIMHTQFTSSLLKILDQFVDIKPYVLETIRELRNMGIRIGSTTGYTDEMMQIVVSKAKENGYSPDFWITPNQVNNYGRPYPYMIFENMKALHISSVSEVIKVGDTISDIKEGTAAGVISVGILEGSSLMGLTKQEYEQLSETEKAERKKQLTKEYKAAGASYVISHMGELPALIKKIEAY
- the phnW gene encoding 2-aminoethylphosphonate--pyruvate transaminase gives rise to the protein MNTYKLLTPGPLTTTATVKEAMMIDHCTWDDDYKRITQDIRKDLLGFAHVSETEYTTILMQGSGSFGVESVISTVIPKDGCLLLLSNGAYGERIYKMCCYHHIDCMHMRFAYDEIPDPIKVEEVLKINPQITHIAMIHSETTSGILNDIASIGKLSHQYKKIMIVDAMSSFGAIDIKMKEWYIDFLISSANKCIQGVPGFSFIIANRDKLKYCKDQARTLSLDLYDQWVTMEKDGKWRYTSPTHVVLAFSKAIQELKEEGGVYARHQRYQHNMNLLIQNFEQLGFTLYVDKANQGPIIATFLYPEGKNFDFHEMYQYIKARGYAIYPGKLTDKETFRIGVIGEIYEEDIQKLSRIMKEYMERKG